CTCTGACCGCGTGGGCGACCCCGCGACAAAATCTCGTCTCCAGCCACGGGACGATGTTTTTCTCCAGCATATCGGCCATCTCACGGGGGACGCCCGGCAACGAGAACAGGAACTTCTCGTCTTCGCTGATGATGATACCAGGGGCGCTGCCAAGAGTCGGGATAATTGCTTCGGCGCCTTTTGGCAGGTAGGCCTGGCGATAGGTTATCTCGGGCAGCGGAATCGCGCGGTTTCCGTAGCGCTCCTCGATGATTTCGCCGAGCCGTTCACTATACTCGAGTTCGCGTCCGAGTGCCCGGCTGACGGCATCCCTCGTCAAATCGTCTATGGTCGGCCCAAGCCCGCCCGTTATGATGACGCCGTCGGCCTGCGCGAGCGACTCGCTTATAGCAACGGCGATGAGGTCGATCTTGTCGGGAACACTGACATGGCGCACGCAGGTAAACCCGTGTTTTCCGAGTGTCTTTGATATGAAAGCGGCGTTTGTGTCGACCGACAGTCCAAGAGTAAGTTCAGAGCCGACCGTTATTATCTGGTACCTCATGCCACCTCCTTTTAGCTGTTAAAGCGCTACTTCAGCCGCGCGCCGCCGTTCAGTACCCGCCAGGACTTCAAGAAGTAGTCGGCGCCCGATATCATCGTCAGAACGACGGCTATCGCCATAAGCCACAGACCGAGTGTCATTCCGCCGAAACCGATAGGCATATTAATCATAATAGCGATAATCGCCACGATCTGGGAGATGGTCTTTATTCTGCCCCACAAGCTTGCCGCGATTACTTTGTTCTCGGTCAGCGCGAGAAGCCTTAAACCCGAGACGGCGAACTCCCGCGCGATTATCAGAACCGCGACCCATGCCGACAACAGGCCCAATTGCACCAGCGATATAAGAGCCGCCGACACCAGAAGTTTATCGGCTAAGGGATCCATGAGCTGCCCGAAGACGGTTATCTGGGATTGGCTGCGCGCTACATATCCATCGATGGAGTCGGTTATCGCCGCTATCGTGAAAATGGCGGCGGCGATATACGCGCCCACCGGCTGCGGGGCCGACAGCAGAAAGACCATGAATAACGGTACCAAGAGGACACGGGCTATCGTTATCTTATTTGCCAGGCCCACTAATCAACCTCCCGGTATAGTCACAGCCATCAAACTCTTCGAGCGTTACCGTCACTATATCACCAATCGCCGGCGTCGTTGTCTGCGCGCCGGCTTTCGCCCCGGCAATCGTTCTGAAACGGATGAGGCCATCGATCTCTGGTGCCTGCCAGCAGCCTCTACCCTCGAGCAAACCGGGCTCGATTTCGGCTTCGACCAGCACATCGACTGCCTGGCCGATTCTCTCTTTATTTCGCTCTTCACCGATGGAATCCTGCAAGGCTGTCAGTTGGTGATAGCGCTCTGCAATGGTTTCTCGAGGTAGGTGGCCCGCGATGCTCGCAGCTGCTGTCCCCTCTTCCCGGGAGTACTCGAAAATACCGAGATGGTCGAGTTGCGCCTGCTCAACGAAATCGGCCAGCTGCCCGAAATCATGCTCGGTCTCGCCGGGGAATCCGACGATAACGGAGCTTCGTAGAATGACACCGGGTATCGCGCGTCGCAGCCAGGCTATCTGGGTCAGAAAATCATAGCCCGCACCGTTGCGGTTCATAGCTTTAAGAATCTTAGGGCTTGCGTGCTGGAACGGGATATCGAGGTATGGCACGATAAGCTTGTTTGCCCTGATCGCCTCGACTAACTCGTCGTTGATATGTTGCGGCTGCAGGTATAATAGCCGTATCCAGCGAATATTCGAGAACCCGGTGAGTGCGCTTATCAGGTCATGCAGTCTGAGTCTACCGTAGAGGTCGTAGCCATAGCGCCCGGTGTCCTGTGCTATCAGGTCGACTTCAACGACCCCGCTCTCGTCGAGTATACGGGCTTCTTTCAGCACCTTCTCCAGGGGTTTGCTCCTGAAGCGGCCGCGAATAAGCGGGATGGCGCAGTAGGCGCACCAGTTGTCGCAACCGTCCGCGATCTGCAAATAGGCGAAAGGATGGCCTGTGAGCTTGCGCGCCGGATATGAGGCGAAATCACGACTAGCGGTGTTGGGCGCGATGCTTGCGAGTTCGTCGCTCGCGACCATCGCCGCGATGTCCCATTCGTCGTCGATGCCGACGAGCATATCTATCTCCGGCATCTCGCGCGCGAGTTCGTCGTAGTACCGCTGCGCCAGGCAGCCGGTCACGATAATCTTCTGCGGGCCGGTTTCGTCTTTCAGTGCAACCGCCTCGAGGATAGTGTCGATGGATTCCCGCCTGGCCGCCTCGATGAAGCCGCAGGTGTTGATGATTATATAATCCGCGTCGCGCGGGTCTTCGCAGACCTCGATAGCTTTTTCGAGTAGTGAGCCCTGGATGTGCTCACTGTCGACCGAGTTCTTCGCGCACCCCAGCGTTATGACGGCGACTCGCTTAGACAAAATGAATTGCTCCTCCCAACGTATTGCTTGAATACGATTATACGGGTGCGGTGACAGGCGGTCTAGTTGCCGACCTGTGGGCAAGAGAGAATGACACCCGGAGGAGCGAGACAAGCCGGGCGAATGAAGCGTATTGGATTTTGCTACCGGGCGCGGCCTATCTCAGGCAGCGCCGTGCGTCGCGGATGCCCCGAGGTATTTGACAAACCAGTCGCGGGCCAGGCGTGCGACCTCCTCAAGTGTTCCCGGTTCCTCGAAGAGATGGCTTGCCCTGGGGACGATGGTCAGCTCATTATCTATTGATGGCGGCATGTTCTTGAGTGCTTGCTCATTGAGCTGGATGACCCGCTCATCGTAGCCTCCGACTATGAGCAGTGTTGGCGCTGTGACCTGTGATAGGGCGCGCTCAGCTAGGTCGGGGCGCCCCCCGCGTGAGACGACGGCGTAAACGCTCTGCGGTCTAGCCGCCGCGGCTATGAGTGCCGCCGCCGCGCCGGTACTCGCGCCGAAACAGCCTATCTTCAGGTGGCGCGTCTCTTCATAGGTCGCAAGCCAGTCGATGACCTCGATGAGCCGGTCGGCAAGGAGTCCGATGTCGAACCTTAGCTCGGCGGTTATCATATCGACGGCTTCTTCCTCCTCGGTGAGAAGGTCGAAAAGGAGCGTCGCGAGGCCGGCATCGTTGAGGGTGCCCGCCACAAAACGGTTCCTAGGGCTGAAACGGCTGCTGCCGCTTCCGTGCGCGAATACGACTATCCCGCGAGCCCCGTCAGTCAGTTGCAAGCTTCCCAGGAGTTGTATTTCGTCGAGCGGAATCGCTATTTCCCTTGGCATCGAACCCATTATCGCACCCCACTTCGCTCGGGCCCGCACAGAAGCTTTTGCTTGCCACAGCCATTTTTGAAGCGTCACCATTGACAGCAGTTTCGCAAAGCCTGCATCGGCAGACCGATGTCCTTTCATCATTAAAGTACCCAAAGGAAGCGGTTTTTACTTATAAGGCGAGCACTAAGAGTAAAGAAAAAGGCCTCGGGGAAAACCCAAAGCCTTCGTGAAACTCTTAAAACTAATTGATAAAGAAATCAAGAGCGTATTTCGTCAATACGTTTTTGCAATTAAGATCGGTTATTTTACCATCGGTACGACTCTTCTCGTGAATATGAGGAATTATCTCATCGCGAATATTCTCTATCGCCTCGTCGATTTCGCGAAAGCGCGCGGTTTCCTCCGCTGAGAAATCGTAGACATCTTCATCCTCTTTGTCCGCAAGCGCAACCCTAGACAGCTCATCCATTCCAGTTTTCATCTTGTGGCGCTCGTAGACTACTTTATAGATGGCCTGCTCCACTTCGACCAGCCCATTGGCTTTGGACTCTAAGGCATCTATCGTCTCCGTAGCCGCTTTGTTTATCGCCATGTTCTCGCGCAATTCTTTGTCTATGAGCGCGAGCAGTTTTAACCCTTGCTCTTCGATGAGTAACCGCATGCCTTTCCAACCGGCCAGTTGTTTGAGTAAAATACGGCATTCTTCTTTCGCAAGCTCGAGTTCTTCCCCTGTGGCGTCTTTATGCCTCATGCGGAACCCCTGCGTATACGCCATGGCGAACCGAATACCCACATAAGGCTCCTCCGGCCTTTTCCAAAGCTTGGCCGCGAAGCCGGTCCAGAAACCACTGGTTTCGCTGTCTTTTGACAGAAGCTCTCCCATGTCGGGGCCCGTGTCGGGGTTTTCAACCAAGCGTGCCTCAAAGAGATTCTTTGGGCAATGGTAGTCGAACTTTATGCCATAGAGGACAGTGACGACATCGATGGCCGCGGGAACGTTTTCGATGATGTCTTGCCAGTATTCGGAATCGGCGAATATTTTCGCCACATATCCCTCTTTATATGTGAACCAGGGAGAATATGCGATTATTCTATTTAAGCCGAAGTTGTTTCCGAAACAGCCTCCGTCGGTAGCCAAGAGGTGTCCCGTCGGCTCGCCTTGACCAAAAAAACCGTCTACGGCATCTCTGATTATTAATTTCTCTCCCGGTTTGACCTTGCCGTTATCGATCAGGCCCTGTCTGATGTGGTCCATAAACGCCCAATGCGCTACCCGTTCGTTCTTATGGACAATGCTGGTTTTTGATTTCTTCCCCGTGTTTGTAGCCATAGCAACCGCTCCTTAATCGATCCCCCAACCAAGCTCCCACTTGTCGATTCATAAGCATAACAGTATAAGGATTAATGTTCAATCAACGCTCGGCCGGTCATTGACCATGCGGGTTGCACGGGTTGTGGGCGCTGGGTCGACAAATAGACGCGCGGTCGCGCATCTATTGATATTCGCTGATGATATAGGCCTAGCCCAGATGCGCCAGCTTCTCAAGCTCGAACGGGCCGATGACGGTGAGAACCATCTTCTCCGGTTTGAAGAGTTCCCGCGCCAACTCGGTTACCCCGGCTCGCGTTACCGCGTCGATTTTTTCGACCAGTTCGTCGAGCGAGAGGATATCGTTATCGGTTATCTCGAGCTTACCGAGCCTGGTCATGCGCCTTCCGGTACTCTCTAGCCCGAGGACGAGATGACCCTTGATGCTCTCCTTGGCTCGATATATCTCCTCGTCGGTCGCGCTTCCGCTTGCGAGGCCTTCGATTTGCTCCTGAACGAGTTCAATAACCTGTTCCGTATTGTCCGGAGCGGTGCCCGCGTACGCCGCAACCATCCCGGTTTCGGCGTAGAGCGAATGATAAGAGTAGGTACTGTAAGCAAGCCCTCGCTTCTCCCTCACCTCTTGGAAGAGGCGCGAACTCATCCCGCCCCCCAGGATGTTATCGAGAATCGACAGGGTATAGCGACGGTCGTCGTTCGCCGGGATTGCCTCGGTGCCGAGGCATATGTGCGCCTGTTCGGTCTTCTTGGTGTAAACCTCGAGCTTCTTATCGACATGCGGCGCTATATGCTTGCGCCCGGCCCTGTCCCCGCCCGAACTCGTAAAATGCTTTTGCGCGAATTCGACTATCATATCGTGGTCGACGTTTCCGGCAACCGCTAGAATCATGTTTTTCGGGATGTATTTCTCCCGGTAATAGCCGAGGACGTCCTCGGCGGTGAAATTGCCGACGGTCTCGGCGTGGCCGAGTATCGGCTTGCCCAGCGCGTGCGTCGGCCAGAGCGCTTCCATAAAGAGGTCGTGAATTCGCTCGTCGGGGCTATCCTCGTGGAGATTTATCTCCTCGAGGACAACCTTACGCTCGGAGTGTATGTCGTCCACAGCAAAGAGCGGGTTTTGTATCATATCCGACAATATCTCTATGCCCGTCTCGACATGCTCGTCGATTAAGCGCGTATAGTAGCAGGTATACTCTTTGGCCGTAAACGCGTTGAATTCGGCTCCTAAAGTATCGAATGCTTCCGAAATTTCGCGAGACGAGCGATTCTTCGTACCCTTGAAGAGCAAGTGCTCGATAAAGTGCGACATTCCGCCTACCTCGTCGACCTCGTCACGAGAGCCGACGCCGAGCCAGTAGCCGAGCGCCGCCGAGCGCACCTGAGGCATATACTCGGTCATCACCCGCAGGCCCGACGGCAACGTAGTTTTTTTGAAGAACCTCTCGCCCGGCACTCTATTGGCCCGCTTTCGGCTCTTTATATTCGAGATTTAACGCCCGCAAACCGATCTTTCCCTGGTCGGTTATTTCGACGACTTCCACAAGGACCTTGTCGCCGACATTGACAACCGACTCGACCGTTGGAACGCGCTGTTTTGTCAATCGCGAGATATGCACAAGCCCCTCTTTGCCGGGGAGAATCTCGACGAAGGCTCCAAAGCCGGTCGTTTTGGTGACCGTTCCCATAAATTGCTCGCCGATTTTAGCCTCTCGCGT
This window of the Actinomycetota bacterium genome carries:
- the pgsA gene encoding CDP-diacylglycerol--glycerol-3-phosphate 3-phosphatidyltransferase; translated protein: MGLANKITIARVLLVPLFMVFLLSAPQPVGAYIAAAIFTIAAITDSIDGYVARSQSQITVFGQLMDPLADKLLVSAALISLVQLGLLSAWVAVLIIAREFAVSGLRLLALTENKVIAASLWGRIKTISQIVAIIAIMINMPIGFGGMTLGLWLMAIAVVLTMISGADYFLKSWRVLNGGARLK
- the rimO gene encoding 30S ribosomal protein S12 methylthiotransferase RimO, which encodes MSKRVAVITLGCAKNSVDSEHIQGSLLEKAIEVCEDPRDADYIIINTCGFIEAARRESIDTILEAVALKDETGPQKIIVTGCLAQRYYDELAREMPEIDMLVGIDDEWDIAAMVASDELASIAPNTASRDFASYPARKLTGHPFAYLQIADGCDNWCAYCAIPLIRGRFRSKPLEKVLKEARILDESGVVEVDLIAQDTGRYGYDLYGRLRLHDLISALTGFSNIRWIRLLYLQPQHINDELVEAIRANKLIVPYLDIPFQHASPKILKAMNRNGAGYDFLTQIAWLRRAIPGVILRSSVIVGFPGETEHDFGQLADFVEQAQLDHLGIFEYSREEGTAAASIAGHLPRETIAERYHQLTALQDSIGEERNKERIGQAVDVLVEAEIEPGLLEGRGCWQAPEIDGLIRFRTIAGAKAGAQTTTPAIGDIVTVTLEEFDGCDYTGRLISGPGK
- a CDS encoding dienelactone hydrolase family protein, with product MGSMPREIAIPLDEIQLLGSLQLTDGARGIVVFAHGSGSSRFSPRNRFVAGTLNDAGLATLLFDLLTEEEEAVDMITAELRFDIGLLADRLIEVIDWLATYEETRHLKIGCFGASTGAAAALIAAAARPQSVYAVVSRGGRPDLAERALSQVTAPTLLIVGGYDERVIQLNEQALKNMPPSIDNELTIVPRASHLFEEPGTLEEVARLARDWFVKYLGASATHGAA
- a CDS encoding insulinase family protein — encoded protein: MPGERFFKKTTLPSGLRVMTEYMPQVRSAALGYWLGVGSRDEVDEVGGMSHFIEHLLFKGTKNRSSREISEAFDTLGAEFNAFTAKEYTCYYTRLIDEHVETGIEILSDMIQNPLFAVDDIHSERKVVLEEINLHEDSPDERIHDLFMEALWPTHALGKPILGHAETVGNFTAEDVLGYYREKYIPKNMILAVAGNVDHDMIVEFAQKHFTSSGGDRAGRKHIAPHVDKKLEVYTKKTEQAHICLGTEAIPANDDRRYTLSILDNILGGGMSSRLFQEVREKRGLAYSTYSYHSLYAETGMVAAYAGTAPDNTEQVIELVQEQIEGLASGSATDEEIYRAKESIKGHLVLGLESTGRRMTRLGKLEITDNDILSLDELVEKIDAVTRAGVTELARELFKPEKMVLTVIGPFELEKLAHLG